A window of the Buchnera aphidicola (Taiwanaphis decaspermi) genome harbors these coding sequences:
- the pgi gene encoding glucose-6-phosphate isomerase, translating to MKNINPTKTKTWKKLEKHFKKIKCENIYNLFCKDKDRFSNFSLNFDNKFFVDFSKNRINKKTIKLLLKLANEFSLKKSIKEMFCGKKINITENKSVLHTELRNKKNMFLNKKNVNSTINKTLIKIKSFSDKIINGKKKGFSNKKITDIVNIGIGGSNLGPLMVTKALHTYKNHLKIHYISNVDGNKISKILKKINFEKTIFLISSKTFSTDETIYNSNTFIKHFLKEKIKEKYIYEHFIAITSNIKKAKNFGILKKNIFEIPKEVGGRYSLWSAVGLSISLSIGFKNFENLLRGAHAMDMHFKNTPLKKNIPVILALISIWYNNFFNCETEAILSYEGSLYHIISYLQQAYMESNGKNYTRNLKKTKWQTGQIIWGGIGTNAQHAFFQLLHQGTKLIPCDFIICINEKHKFNMHHLKLLSNFLSQTKALAFGDNHVFEIKNKIKKKKFATFEGNKPSNSILIDHLNPYNLGILLSMYEHKIFTQGVIWNICSFDQWGVELGKNIAESIFSEIKKRKINNKHDSSTLGLFKLITKKKLKNN from the coding sequence ATGAAAAATATTAACCCTACAAAAACCAAAACATGGAAAAAACTAGAAAAACATTTTAAAAAAATAAAATGCGAAAACATATATAATTTGTTTTGTAAAGATAAAGATAGATTTTCAAATTTCTCTTTAAATTTTGATAATAAATTTTTTGTAGATTTTTCTAAAAACCGTATTAATAAAAAGACAATAAAATTATTATTAAAATTGGCAAATGAATTTTCATTAAAAAAATCTATAAAAGAAATGTTTTGTGGTAAAAAAATAAACATAACAGAAAATAAATCTGTTTTACATACAGAATTAAGAAATAAAAAAAACATGTTTTTAAATAAAAAAAATGTTAACTCAACGATAAACAAAACATTAATTAAAATTAAAAGTTTTTCTGATAAAATAATAAATGGTAAAAAAAAAGGTTTTTCTAATAAAAAAATTACAGATATAGTTAATATTGGTATAGGAGGTTCAAACTTAGGACCTTTAATGGTAACAAAAGCATTACATACTTATAAAAATCATTTAAAAATTCATTATATATCTAATGTTGATGGAAATAAAATTTCAAAAATACTTAAAAAAATTAATTTTGAAAAAACTATATTTTTAATTTCTTCAAAAACTTTCTCCACTGATGAAACAATATATAATTCTAATACTTTTATTAAACATTTTTTAAAAGAAAAAATCAAAGAAAAATATATATATGAACATTTTATAGCTATAACATCTAATATTAAAAAAGCTAAAAATTTTGGTATCTTAAAAAAAAATATATTTGAAATTCCAAAGGAAGTTGGTGGTAGATATTCGCTGTGGTCTGCTGTAGGATTATCTATAAGTTTGTCAATTGGTTTCAAAAACTTTGAAAATCTATTACGTGGAGCTCATGCCATGGATATGCATTTTAAAAATACTCCTTTAAAAAAAAATATACCGGTTATTCTTGCACTTATTAGTATATGGTATAATAATTTTTTCAATTGTGAAACAGAAGCAATATTATCTTATGAAGGATCTTTATATCATATAATAAGTTATTTACAACAAGCTTATATGGAATCTAATGGAAAAAATTATACTAGAAACTTAAAAAAAACAAAATGGCAAACTGGGCAAATTATATGGGGCGGTATTGGTACTAATGCACAACATGCATTTTTTCAATTGTTACATCAAGGTACAAAATTGATTCCATGTGATTTTATAATTTGTATAAATGAAAAACATAAGTTTAATATGCATCATTTAAAATTATTATCTAATTTTTTATCTCAAACAAAAGCATTAGCTTTTGGGGATAATCATGTTTTTGAAATCAAAAACAAAATAAAAAAGAAAAAATTTGCAACTTTTGAAGGAAATAAACCTAGCAATTCTATACTCATAGATCATTTAAATCCTTATAATTTAGGAATTTTATTGTCAATGTATGAACATAAAATATTTACTCAAGGTGTTATTTGGAATATATGTAGTTTTGATCAATGGGGAGTGGAATTAGGAAAAAATATAGCTGAATCTATTTTTTCAGAAATAAAAAAAAGAAAAATTAATAATAAACATGATAGTTCTACTTTAGGATTATTTAAATTAATAACAAAAAAAAAATTAAAAAATAATTAA
- the rpmE gene encoding 50S ribosomal protein L31 has protein sequence MKKNIHPNYKKIKAHCSCGNIIQIFSTISNTNNISLDVCSKCHPFYTGNQRIMDTGGRVEKFNKKFENLKI, from the coding sequence ATGAAAAAAAATATACATCCAAATTACAAAAAAATAAAAGCACATTGTTCATGTGGCAATATTATACAGATATTTTCTACTATATCTAACACTAACAATATATCTCTTGATGTTTGTTCTAAATGTCATCCTTTTTATACTGGTAATCAACGTATAATGGACACAGGTGGGAGAGTTGAAAAATTTAACAAAAAATTTGAAAATTTGAAAATTTAA
- the hslU gene encoding HslU--HslV peptidase ATPase subunit: MSSMTPIEIVKELDRFIIGQKNAKKAVAIALRNRWRRMQLNDELKYEITPKNILMIGPTGVGKTEISKRLAKLANAPFIKVEATKFTEVGYVGKEVDSIIRELTDLSIKMVKTQTIKKNKKKVIQMAEERILDVLLPSIDNSSNSKKNKHDNSTVNIFRKKLRKGELDDKEIEIRVSNVPMGIEIMAPPGMEEMTSQLQSLFQNLGGNKQKTKKLKIKDAMKLITEEEASKIVNPEKLKQKAINMVEQQGIVFIDEIDKICRRSNNSSFGSDISREGVQRDLLPLVEGCTVSTKHGMVKTDHILFIASGAFQTSSPADLIPELQGRLPIRVELKALTVSDFERILTEPNASVTMQYKELIATEGVTIKFTKDGIRRIAESAWQVNESMENIGARRLHTVLEKLMEKISFNAHNLKGQKIYINNEYVCNHLDPLVSNEDVSKFIL, encoded by the coding sequence ATGTCTTCAATGACTCCTATAGAGATTGTCAAAGAACTTGATAGATTCATAATAGGTCAAAAAAATGCCAAAAAAGCAGTTGCAATTGCATTAAGAAATAGATGGCGTAGAATGCAATTAAATGACGAACTTAAATATGAAATCACACCTAAAAATATATTAATGATAGGACCAACAGGAGTAGGTAAAACTGAAATATCTAAAAGATTAGCAAAACTAGCAAATGCTCCTTTTATAAAAGTTGAGGCAACTAAATTTACTGAAGTTGGTTATGTTGGTAAAGAAGTAGATTCTATAATTAGAGAACTTACTGATTTATCTATAAAAATGGTAAAAACACAAACAATTAAAAAAAATAAAAAAAAAGTAATACAAATGGCTGAAGAAAGAATTTTAGATGTTTTGTTACCTTCAATAGATAATTCTTCTAATTCTAAAAAAAATAAACATGATAATTCTACTGTTAATATTTTTAGAAAAAAATTAAGAAAAGGTGAACTTGATGACAAGGAAATAGAAATACGTGTATCAAACGTTCCTATGGGGATAGAAATTATGGCTCCACCTGGAATGGAAGAAATGACTAGTCAATTACAATCATTATTTCAAAATCTTGGAGGGAATAAACAAAAGACAAAAAAATTAAAAATAAAAGATGCAATGAAATTAATAACTGAAGAAGAAGCGTCAAAAATAGTTAATCCAGAAAAATTAAAACAAAAAGCTATAAACATGGTAGAACAACAAGGAATAGTTTTTATAGATGAAATAGATAAAATATGTAGAAGAAGTAATAATAGTTCTTTTGGTAGTGATATTTCTCGTGAAGGTGTACAACGAGACCTATTACCATTAGTAGAAGGTTGTACAGTTTCAACTAAACATGGTATGGTTAAAACAGATCATATATTGTTTATTGCTTCAGGAGCTTTTCAAACATCATCTCCAGCAGATTTGATACCGGAATTACAAGGAAGATTACCTATAAGAGTAGAACTTAAGGCATTAACTGTTAGTGATTTTGAAAGAATTTTAACTGAACCTAATGCTTCTGTTACTATGCAATATAAAGAACTAATAGCTACAGAAGGTGTGACTATTAAATTTACAAAAGATGGAATTAGACGTATTGCTGAATCAGCTTGGCAAGTTAATGAATCTATGGAAAATATAGGAGCACGAAGATTACATACAGTATTAGAAAAATTAATGGAGAAAATATCTTTTAATGCTCATAATCTTAAAGGTCAAAAAATATATATAAATAATGAATATGTTTGTAATCATTTAGATCCTTTAGTATCTAATGAAGATGTAAGTAAATTTATTTTATAA
- the hslV gene encoding ATP-dependent protease subunit HslV has protein sequence MTTILNVRRNKKVVIGGDGQATLGHTVMKSNVKKVRYLYKKQIIAGFAGSTADSFTLFGLFEQKLEMYQGQLKRSAIELAKDWRTDKILRKLESILAVSDKNNSLIITGNGDVIKPEQDLIAIGSGGSYAQASARSLLENTKLSALEIVRKSLSIAADICIYTNHTFTIKELDSEK, from the coding sequence GTGACTACAATATTAAATGTACGTAGAAACAAAAAAGTAGTTATTGGTGGTGATGGACAAGCTACTTTAGGTCATACAGTTATGAAAAGTAATGTTAAAAAAGTTAGATATCTTTATAAAAAACAAATAATAGCTGGTTTCGCTGGAAGTACTGCAGATTCTTTTACTTTATTTGGTTTGTTTGAACAAAAGTTAGAAATGTATCAAGGTCAACTAAAAAGATCTGCAATAGAATTAGCTAAAGATTGGAGAACAGATAAAATTTTAAGAAAATTAGAATCTATATTAGCTGTATCTGATAAAAATAATTCACTTATAATTACTGGAAACGGGGATGTTATTAAACCTGAACAAGATCTAATAGCTATAGGATCAGGTGGGTCTTACGCTCAAGCATCTGCAAGATCTTTATTGGAAAATACCAAACTTAGTGCATTAGAAATTGTAAGAAAATCATTAAGTATTGCAGCAGATATTTGCATATATACAAATCACACTTTCACAATTAAAGAATTAGATTCAGAAAAGTAA
- the orn gene encoding oligoribonuclease — MNKKNLIWIDLEMTGINFNIDKIIEIATVITDKNLNILSKGPNLVIHQSYETLKLMNKWNQKIHSSTGLIEKIKKSKNNEKIAEIKTINFLKKWVPYNSSPMCGNTVSQDRFFLTKNMPNLEKYFHYRSIDVSSLKELAVRWKPDIFKKFFKKYKHSAMEDIMESIYELKFYRKHFIKI; from the coding sequence ATGAATAAAAAAAACTTAATATGGATTGATTTGGAAATGACAGGTATTAATTTTAATATAGACAAAATTATTGAAATAGCTACTGTGATTACGGATAAAAACCTAAATATTTTATCTAAAGGTCCAAATTTAGTTATTCACCAAAGTTATGAAACATTAAAACTTATGAACAAATGGAATCAAAAAATTCATTCTTCAACTGGTTTGATTGAAAAAATCAAGAAAAGTAAAAATAATGAAAAAATAGCTGAAATAAAAACTATAAATTTTTTGAAAAAATGGGTTCCATATAATTCATCACCTATGTGTGGTAATACTGTAAGTCAAGATAGATTTTTTTTAACAAAAAATATGCCTAATTTAGAAAAATATTTTCATTACAGATCTATTGATGTAAGTTCTTTAAAGGAATTAGCAGTTCGTTGGAAACCTGATATATTTAAAAAATTTTTTAAAAAATATAAACATTCGGCTATGGAAGATATAATGGAATCTATATATGAATTAAAATTTTATAGGAAACATTTTATTAAAATATAA
- a CDS encoding FAD-binding oxidoreductase, with the protein MNNWVKAKVISIKKYNGNLLKIILHADILPFIAGQFTKFLIKKKNSIKIRRAYSYVNSPKSNNLEFYIVKIKKGVMTSKLFKLNIGDDLIISKKSFGFFILKNIPKSYYLWMFATGTGIGPYLSMLQDKNHTLKFNNIILVHAVKYFKELCYLDLMYDLKKKYKGKLIIKNVLSREYNSETLTGRIPNLIKNKLLENSLNISMNKNNSHVMLCGNPNMVKNTEKVLIKYKNMKKHLNRNPGHITKENYW; encoded by the coding sequence ATGAATAATTGGGTTAAAGCAAAAGTTATATCTATAAAAAAATATAATGGAAATTTGTTAAAAATAATATTACATGCTGACATATTACCATTCATTGCTGGACAATTTACTAAATTTTTGATAAAAAAAAAAAATAGTATAAAAATAAGAAGAGCTTATTCATATGTAAACAGTCCTAAAAGCAATAATTTAGAATTTTATATAGTTAAAATAAAAAAAGGTGTAATGACATCTAAATTATTTAAATTAAATATTGGAGATGATTTAATAATTAGTAAAAAATCTTTTGGTTTTTTTATTTTAAAAAATATACCTAAATCATATTATTTATGGATGTTTGCTACTGGTACGGGTATAGGACCGTATTTATCAATGTTACAAGATAAAAATCATACGTTAAAATTTAATAATATTATTTTGGTACACGCTGTAAAATATTTTAAAGAATTATGTTATTTAGATTTAATGTATGATCTAAAAAAAAAATATAAAGGTAAATTAATTATTAAAAATGTATTAAGCAGAGAATATAATTCAGAAACTTTAACAGGTAGAATACCTAATTTAATTAAAAACAAGTTATTAGAAAATAGTTTGAATATTTCTATGAATAAAAATAATAGTCATGTAATGTTATGCGGCAATCCTAATATGGTAAAAAATACTGAAAAAGTTTTGATAAAATATAAAAATATGAAAAAACATTTAAATAGAAATCCAGGGCATATTACCAAAGAAAACTATTGGTAA
- the epmA gene encoding elongation factor P--(R)-beta-lysine ligase: MKNIKKDEFIPKTSHINIFKRAKIINKIRSFFLKNNVLEVDTPIMSSFTVTDVNITPFKTLFLNKKKKKLWLITSPEYHMKRLISYGLGSIYQICHSFRNGELGKYHNPEFTILEWYETNCDIFKLMNKINVLLNNLKKYKKVVFISYERIFMNYLKINPLTCSKKDLIKKIQDVSKDNSLSFKNKNKDSLLEYLFIIGLYPILKKIELIFIYHFPASQASLSKINSLNNKISERFEIFSYGLEIANGFDELVDFKEQKKRFKKNNKTREKNGMKKVKIDKNFINSLKKGLPQCSGVAIGIERLIMSILKIKNINEIINFPLDIC, from the coding sequence ATGAAAAATATAAAAAAAGATGAATTTATTCCCAAAACATCACATATTAACATTTTTAAAAGAGCAAAAATTATCAATAAAATAAGGAGTTTTTTTCTAAAAAACAATGTCTTAGAAGTAGACACACCCATTATGTCTTCATTTACAGTTACTGATGTAAATATCACTCCTTTCAAAACTTTATTTTTAAATAAAAAAAAAAAAAAATTATGGTTAATAACAAGTCCAGAATACCATATGAAAAGATTAATATCTTATGGTTTAGGATCTATTTATCAAATATGTCATAGCTTTAGAAATGGTGAATTAGGTAAATATCACAATCCAGAATTTACAATTTTAGAATGGTATGAAACAAATTGTGATATTTTTAAATTAATGAATAAAATTAATGTTTTATTAAATAATTTAAAAAAATACAAAAAAGTTGTTTTCATTTCTTATGAAAGAATATTTATGAATTATTTAAAAATAAATCCATTAACATGTAGCAAAAAAGATTTAATAAAAAAAATACAAGATGTATCAAAAGATAATAGTTTGTCTTTTAAAAATAAAAATAAAGATTCATTATTAGAATATTTATTTATAATTGGATTATATCCGATATTAAAAAAAATAGAATTGATTTTTATTTATCATTTTCCTGCATCTCAAGCATCTTTATCTAAAATAAATAGTTTAAATAATAAAATATCAGAAAGATTTGAAATATTTTCATATGGATTAGAAATAGCTAATGGTTTTGATGAATTAGTTGATTTTAAAGAACAAAAAAAACGTTTTAAAAAAAATAACAAAACTAGGGAAAAAAATGGAATGAAAAAAGTAAAAATAGATAAAAATTTTATAAATTCTTTAAAAAAAGGATTACCTCAATGTTCAGGAGTAGCAATCGGAATAGAAAGATTAATTATGTCTATATTAAAAATAAAAAATATAAATGAAATAATTAATTTTCCATTAGATATATGTTAA